In Bubalus bubalis isolate 160015118507 breed Murrah chromosome 3, NDDB_SH_1, whole genome shotgun sequence, a genomic segment contains:
- the MED1 gene encoding mediator of RNA polymerase II transcription subunit 1 isoform X3: MYLALQSLEQDLSKMAVMYWKATNAGPLDKILHGSVGYLTPRSGGHLMNLKYYASPSDLLDDKTTSPIILHENNVPRSLGMNASVTIEGTSAMYKLPIAPLIMGSHPVDNKWTPSFSLVTSANSVDLPACFFLKFPQPLPVSRAFVQKIQNCTGIPLFETQPTYVPLYELITQFELSKDPDPLPLNHNMRFYAALPGQQHCYFLNKDAPLPDGRSLQGTLVSKITFQHPGRVPLILNLIRHQVAYNTLIGSCVKRTILKEDSPGLLQFEVCPLSESRFSVSFQHPVNDSLVCVVMDVQDSTHVSCKLYKGLSDALICTDDFIAKVVQRCMSIPVTMRAIRRKAETIQADTPALSLIAETVEDMVKKNLPPASSPGYGMTTGNNPMSGTTTPTNTFPGGPITTLFNMSMSIKDRHESVGHGEDFSKVSQNPILTSLLQITGNGGSTIGSSPTPPHHTPPPVSSMAGNTKNHPMLMNLLKDNPAQDFSTLYGSSPLERQNSSSGSPRMEMCSGSNKTKKKKSSRLPPDKPKHQTEDDFQRELFSMDVDSQNPIFDVNMTADTLDTPHITPAPSQCSTPPTTYPQPVPHPQPSIQRMVRLSSSDSIGPDVTDILSDIAEEASKLPSTSDDCPPIGTPVRDSSSSGHSQSALFDPDVFQANNNENPYTDPADLIADAAGSPSSDSPTNHFFPDGVDFNPDLLNSQSQSGFGEEYFDESSQSGDNDDFKGFASQALNTLGVPMLGGDNGETKFKGNSQADTVDFSIIAVAGKALGPTDLMEHHSGSQSPLLTTGDLGKEKTQKRVKEGNGASNSSLSGTGLDSKPGKRSRTPSNDGKSKDKPPKRKKADTEGKSPSHSSSNRPFTPPTSTGGSKSPGSSGRSQTPPGVATPPIPKITIQIPKGTVMVGKPSSHSQYTSSGSVSSSGSKSHHSHSSLSSASNSGKMKSSKSEGSSSSKLSSSIYSSQGSSGSSQSKNSSQSGGKPGSSPITKHGLSSGSSSTKMKPQGKPSSLMNPSLSKPNISPSHSRPPGGSDKLASPMKPVPGTPPSSKAKSPISSGSGGSHMSGTSSSTGMKSSSGLGSSGSLSQKTPPSSNSCTASSSSFSSSGSSMSSSQNQHGSSKGKSPSRNKKPSLTAVIDKLKHGVVTSGPGGEDPMDGQMGVSTNSSHPVSSKHNMSGGEFQGKREKSDKDKSKVSTSGGSVDSSKKTSESKNVGSTGVAKIIISKHDGGSPSIKAKVTLQKPGEGGGEGLRPQMASSKNYGSPLISGSTPKHERGSPSHSKSPAYTPQNLDSESESGSSIAEKSYQNSPSSDDGIRPLPEYSTEKHKKHKKEKKKVKDKDRDRDKDRDKKKSHSIKPESWSKSPISSDQSLSMTSNTILSTDRPSRLSPDFMIGEEDDDLMDVALIGN, from the exons ATGTACTTGGCTCTCCAATCCTTAGAACAGGATCTATCTAAAATGGCAGTTATGTATTG GAAAGCAACCAATGCTGGTCCCTTGGACAAGATTCTTCATGGAAGTGTTGGCTATCTCACTCCAAGAAGTGGGG gtCATTTAATGAACTTGAAGTATTATGCCTCTCCTTCTGACCTGCTGGATGATAAGACAACATCCCCTATCATTTTGCATGAGAATAATG ttcCTCGATCTTTGGGCATGAATGCATCAGTGACAATCGAAGGAACATCTGCTATGTATAAACTCCCAATTGCACCATTAATTATGGGATCACATCCAGTTGACAACAAATG gactCCCTCCTTCTCCTTAGTTACCAGTGCCAACAGTGTTGATCTTCCTGCTTGTTTCTTCTTGAAATTTCCCCAGCCACTTCCAGTATCTAGAGCATTTGTTCAGAAAATTCAGAACTGCACAG GAATTCCATTGTTTGAAACTCAGCCAACTTACGTACCCCTCTATGAACTGATCACTCAATTTGAACTGTCAAAGGATCCTGACCCCTTACCTTTGAATCACAACATGCGATTTTATGCT GCTCTTCCAGGTCAACAGCACTGCTATTTCCTCAACAAGGATGCTCCTCTTCCAGATGGTAGAAGTCTACAGGGAACCCTTGTTAGCAAAATCACCTTTCAGCACCCTGGCCGGGTTCCTCTTATCCTGAATCTGATCAGACACCAAGTGGCCTATAACACCCTAATAGGAAGCTGTGTCAAAAGAACTATTCTGAAGGAAG aTTCTCCAGGGCTTCTCCAATTTGAAGTGTGTCCCCTCTCAGAGTCTCGTTTCAGCGTGTCTTTTCAGCACCCTGTGAATGACTCCCTGGTGTGTG tggtaATGGATGTGCAGGACTCAACACATGTGAGCTGTAAACTCTACAAGGGGCTGTCAGATGCACTCATCTGCACAGATGACTTCATTGCCAAAGTTGTTCAAAG atgtatGTCGATTCCTGTGACGATGAGGGCTATTCGGAGGAAAGCTGAAACCATTCAGGCCGACACCCCAGCACTGTCCCTCATTGCAGAGACAGTTGAAGACATGGTGAAAAAGAACCTGCCCCCGGCTAGCAGCCCAGGGTATGGCATGACCACAGGCAACAACCCAATGAGTGGTACCACTACACCAACCAACACCTTTCCGGGGGGTCCCATTACCACCTTGTTTAATATGAGCATGAGCATCAAAGATCGGCATGAGTCGGTGGGCCATGGGGAGGACTTCAGCAAGGTATCTCAGAACCCAATTCTTACCAGTTTGTTGCAAATCACAGGGAACGGGGGGTCTACCATTGGCTCGAGTCCGACCCCTCCTCATCACACGCCGCCACCTGTCTCTTCGATGGCCGGCAACACCAAGAACCACCCGATGCTCATGAACCTTCTTAAAGATAATCCTGCCCAGGATTTCTCAACCCTTTATGGAAGCAGTCCTTTAGAAAGGCAGAACTCCTCTTCCGGCTCACCCCGGATGGAAATGTGCTCGGGAAGCAAcaagacaaagaagaagaagTCATCAAGATTACCACCTGACAAACCAAAGCACCAGACTGAAGATGACTTTCAGAGGGAGCTATTTTCAATGGATGTTGACTCACAAAACCCTATCTTTGATGTCAACATGACAGCTGACACGCTGGATACGCCACACATCACTCCAGCTCCAAGCCAGTGTAGTACTCCCCCAACAACTTACCCGCAACCAGTACCTCACCCCCAACCCAGTATTCAAAGGATGGTCCGACTATCCAGTTCAGACAGCATTGGCCCAGATGTAACTGATATCCTTTCAGACATTGCAGAAGAAGCTTCTAAGCTTCCCAGCACTAGTGACGATTGTCCACCCATTGGCACCCCTGTTCGAGATTCTTCAAGCTCTGGGCATTCTCAGAGTGCCCTCTTTGACCCTGATGTCTTTCAAGccaataataatgaaaatccaTACACTGATCCAGCTGACCTTATTGCAGATGCTGCTGGCAGCCCCAGTAGTGACTCACCTACcaatcatttttttcctgatggAGTAGATTTCAATCCTGATTTGTTGAACAGCCAGAGCCAaagtggttttggagaagaataTTTTGATGAAAGCAGCCAAAGTGGAGATAATGATGATTTCAAAGGATTTGCATCTCAGGCACTAAATACTTTGGGGGTGCCAATGCTTGGAGGTGATAATGGGGAGACTAAGTTTAAAGGCAATAGCCAAGCTGACACGGTTGATTTCAGTATTATAGCAGTGGCTGGTAAGGCTTTGGGGCCTACAGATCTTATGGAGCATCACAGTGGTAGCCAGAGTCCTTTATTGACCACTGGGGACTTAGGGAAAGAAAAGACTCAAAAGAGAGTAAAGGAAGGCAATGGTGCCAGTAATAGTAGTCTGTCAGGGACAGGATTAGACAGCAAACCAGGGAAGCGCAGTCGAACCCCTTCTAATGATGGCAAAAGCAAAGATAAGCCTCCAAAGCGGAAGAAGGCAGACACTGAGGGAAAGTCTCCATCTCACAGTTCTTCTAACCGACCTTTCACCCCACCTACTAGTACAGGTGGATCCAAATCTCCAGGCAGTTCAGGAAGGTCTCAGACTCCCCCAGGTGTTGCCACACCACCCATTCCCAAAATTACTATTCAGATTCCTAAGGGAACTGTGATGGTGGGCAAGCCCTCTTCTCACAGTCAGTATACCAGCAGTGGTTCTGTGTCTTCCTCAGGAAGTAAAAGCCACCATAGCCATTCTTCCTTATCTTCTGCTTCCAACTCAGGCAAGATGAAAAGCAGTAAATCAGAAGGTTCATCAAGTTCTAAATTAAGTAGCAGTATATATTCTAGCCAGGGGTCTTCTGGATCTAGCCAGTCCAAAAATTCATCCCAGTCTGGGGgaaagccaggctcctctcctatTACCAAGCATGGACTGAGCAGTGGCTCCAGCAGCACCAAGATGAAACCTCAAGGGAAGCCATCATCACTTATGAATCCTTCTTTAAGTAAACCAAACATATCCCCTTCCCATTCGAGGCCACCTGGAGGCTCTGATAAGCTTGCCTCTCCAATGAAGCCTGTTCCTGGGACTCCCCCATCCTCTAAAGCCAAGTCCCCTATCAGTTCAGGTTCTGGTGGTTCTCACATGTCTGGAACTAGTTCAAGCACTGGCATGAAGTCATCTTCAGGGTTAGGATCCTCAGGCTCATTGTCTCAGAAAACTCCCCCGTCATCTAACTCTTGTACAgcatcttcctcttccttttcctcaagTGGCTCTTCCATGTCATCCTCTCAGAACCAGCATGGGAGTTCCAAAGGGAAATCTCCCAGCAGAAATAAGAAGCCGTCTTTAACAGCTGTCATAGATAAACTGAAGCATGGGGTTGTCACCAGTGGCCCTGGGGGTGAAGACCCAATGGACGGCCAAATGGGGGTGAGCACAAATTCTAGCCATCCTGTGTCCTCCAAACATAACATGTCTGGAGGAGAGTTCCAGGGCAAGCGTGAGAAAAGTGATAAAGACAAATCAAAGGTTTCCACCTCGGGGGGCTCAGTGGATTCATCTAAGAAGACCTCAGAGTCTAAAAATGTGGGGAGCACAGGTGTGGCAAAAATTATCATCAGCAAGCATGATGGGGGATCCCCCAGCATTAAAGCCAAAGTGACTTTGCAGAAACCTGGGGAAGGTGGTGGAGAAGGGCTCAGGCCTCAGATGGCCTCTTCCAAAAACTATGGCTCTCCACTCATCAGTGGTTCCACTCCAAAGCATGAGCGTGGCTCTCCCAGCCATAGTAAGTCACCAGCATATACCCCCCAGAATCTGGACAGTGAAAGTGAGTCAGGCTCCTCCATAGCAGAGAAATCTTATCAGAACAGTCCTAGCTCAGATGATGGCATCCGACCTCTTCCAGAATACAGCACAGAGAAGCATAAgaagcacaaaaaagaaaagaagaaagtaaaggaCAAAGATAGGGACCGGGACAAAGACCGAGACAAGAAAAAATCTCATAGCATCAAGCCAGAGAGTTGGTCTAAATCACCCATCTCTTCAGACCAGTCCTTGTCTATGACAAGTAACACAATCTTATCTACAGACAGGCCCTCAAGGCTCAGCCCTGACTTTATGATTGGGGAGGAAGATGACGATCTTATGGATGTGGCCCTGATTGGCAACTAG